One window of Nitrospira sp. genomic DNA carries:
- a CDS encoding cupin domain-containing protein: MKVVNLSEYQQFSQEKMKKNNMFQTERFFCDVYCFEPGQEQKGHIHGEQDKVYLVLEGQGTFQVGSEKQVLGPGQGTIAPAGEEHGVKNHTDQRLKVLVFVAPNP, translated from the coding sequence ATGAAGGTCGTTAATCTATCGGAGTATCAGCAGTTTAGCCAAGAGAAGATGAAGAAGAACAATATGTTTCAGACGGAGCGGTTCTTCTGCGATGTCTACTGTTTTGAGCCGGGGCAGGAACAGAAGGGCCATATCCATGGTGAGCAAGACAAGGTCTATCTCGTTCTCGAGGGGCAGGGGACTTTTCAGGTTGGTTCAGAGAAGCAGGTGCTGGGGCCTGGGCAAGGGACGATCGCGCCGGCTGGAGAAGAGCACGGAGTAAAGAATCACACGGATCAGCGCTTGAAGGTGCTCGTGTTCGTCGCGCCGAATCCGTAG
- a CDS encoding DUF3365 domain-containing protein: MVHRPWLSLITLAIVVGIAPVQASPPEQLRAEAEETARLLAKLLQAGRLVIEQNQALIDDVHKGDKGFTPEVFERQMYEVFRQRTGIDLSAPAAKTSLAVPPLARTLLPALIEAGKEVVRDAQVVINQRGIGYKNFIPATFGSQAAARFSKRSQVQLKQTAIQPRNPKNEPDEYESSVLRWLSGRPNGEAYVSELTESGGSLRVMMPIYYQRECLACHGAPKGEWDISGYPKEGAQEGELAGAISVKIPLRTE; this comes from the coding sequence ATGGTCCACCGCCCATGGCTCTCACTCATCACCCTGGCAATCGTCGTTGGAATCGCGCCCGTTCAGGCTTCCCCGCCTGAGCAGCTCCGCGCTGAGGCGGAAGAGACCGCGCGGCTCCTGGCAAAACTGCTCCAAGCCGGCCGCCTGGTGATCGAACAGAATCAGGCCCTGATCGACGATGTCCACAAAGGAGACAAAGGCTTTACCCCGGAAGTGTTTGAACGGCAGATGTACGAGGTCTTTCGACAACGGACCGGGATCGACCTGAGCGCGCCTGCAGCAAAAACGTCGTTGGCCGTGCCGCCTCTCGCGCGCACGCTCCTGCCGGCCTTGATCGAAGCCGGCAAAGAGGTCGTCCGCGACGCGCAGGTCGTCATCAACCAGCGCGGAATCGGCTACAAGAATTTCATTCCTGCCACGTTCGGCAGCCAAGCGGCGGCGCGCTTTTCCAAACGGTCCCAAGTCCAACTGAAACAAACGGCGATCCAACCGCGCAATCCCAAGAATGAGCCGGATGAATACGAATCGTCCGTCCTCCGCTGGTTGTCCGGACGACCGAATGGCGAAGCCTATGTCAGCGAATTGACCGAATCGGGTGGAAGCTTACGGGTCATGATGCCGATCTATTACCAGCGCGAATGCCTCGCCTGCCACGGCGCCCCAAAAGGAGAATGGGATATTTCAGGCTACCCCAAAGAGGGTGCCCAGGAGGGAGAACTGGCCGGCGCCATCAGTGTCAAAATCCCTCTGCGAACCGAGTGA
- a CDS encoding transporter substrate-binding domain-containing protein: MSPFRHSQRQDAGCASPCSPLIAAVRRRWKPIRPTIALLLFLPLLPGCGLLFDAIHQIYPVTTNELDRICRRQQVQVGMAVEPFRPFVFPAVWTDEGARVTGLDAELVRAVSDALTIHCGAPVVPALHLIRFRDLFLLLNEGQLDFFVSAVAAGTPSPGRAGFAYSTPYFSQGGIGAIATRPGVIEQIQRRLKTDEGGTARERLLEGLTIAVQDNTSAHLYAEARMNAARVLVCDSLPAAFEHAAAGLSPPIDVIIGAHPVLDFMVKTTRRDWRLLARDDHTPLRFTQADYAVVMAEESYTLRWFINDVIFQLHESGRLEQMRRRWIEDAYAYPRRASTEGLPFDVQKMPAHYAQGACRVSSPH; the protein is encoded by the coding sequence TTGAGCCCATTCCGACACAGCCAACGGCAGGACGCAGGGTGCGCCTCACCCTGCTCGCCGCTCATCGCCGCCGTCCGGCGTCGGTGGAAACCAATACGGCCCACTATCGCCCTACTGCTCTTCCTCCCGCTGTTGCCAGGCTGCGGTTTGCTCTTCGATGCCATCCACCAGATCTACCCGGTGACGACCAACGAGCTGGATCGAATCTGCCGGCGGCAGCAAGTCCAGGTCGGGATGGCGGTGGAACCCTTTCGACCGTTCGTATTTCCCGCCGTCTGGACCGACGAAGGCGCCCGGGTGACCGGGCTCGATGCCGAACTAGTGCGGGCGGTAAGCGATGCGCTCACGATCCATTGCGGCGCACCCGTGGTTCCGGCCTTGCACCTGATTCGTTTCCGAGATTTATTTCTGCTCTTGAACGAAGGACAACTGGACTTCTTCGTCTCCGCCGTGGCAGCCGGAACGCCTTCGCCGGGCCGGGCCGGATTCGCCTATTCCACTCCGTACTTTTCACAGGGAGGCATCGGCGCGATCGCCACCAGGCCGGGAGTCATCGAGCAGATCCAGCGGCGGCTCAAAACCGACGAGGGGGGAACAGCGCGAGAACGGCTTTTGGAGGGCCTCACCATCGCCGTGCAAGACAATACGTCCGCACATCTGTATGCCGAAGCCAGGATGAATGCGGCCAGAGTGCTCGTGTGCGATTCGCTCCCCGCAGCCTTCGAACATGCCGCCGCCGGCCTGTCGCCGCCGATCGATGTGATCATCGGGGCACACCCGGTTCTGGACTTCATGGTCAAGACCACGCGTCGAGACTGGCGTCTTCTGGCGCGAGACGATCACACACCGCTACGGTTCACGCAAGCCGATTATGCCGTCGTGATGGCGGAAGAAAGTTACACCTTGCGGTGGTTCATCAACGACGTCATTTTTCAGCTCCACGAATCAGGACGACTGGAACAAATGCGGCGCCGATGGATCGAGGACGCATATGCCTATCCACGACGGGCATCGACGGAAGGGCTCCCGTTCGACGTGCAAAAGATGCCGGCTCACTATGCCCAGGGAGCCTGCCGGGTATCGTCGCCACACTGA
- a CDS encoding multicopper oxidase domain-containing protein produces the protein MMRKQSHQAMALAGAAAIALAGLLGQPSSASAKTHDIHMTAVESDIVIDGGGEKYAAWTFNGTMPGPVVRVTEGDTINFTLTNPATNKNPHAMDFHAAEIDFLKNYKAINAGETISYTFVAKKPGIFFYHCGAPPMIQHVARGMFGAIIVDPKDASVWPKADREYVLVQSEYFKNPGDVQAMFDRKFDGVMFNGGIFKYHPFVTGGGKLDAKPGERVRVYFVNAGPNEFSSFHPIGEIWDNVYESGNPANKLTGVQTYVVGPGSAATFDVVVESAGAYPLVTHSLTGALRGAIAVLLASPDAKPSTNLMPMVPWELPAKAK, from the coding sequence ATGATGAGAAAACAATCACACCAGGCCATGGCACTCGCAGGAGCCGCTGCCATTGCCCTCGCCGGATTGCTGGGACAACCGTCCTCCGCATCCGCAAAGACCCACGACATCCATATGACGGCCGTCGAATCCGACATCGTCATCGACGGCGGCGGAGAGAAGTACGCCGCCTGGACATTCAACGGCACCATGCCGGGCCCGGTCGTCCGCGTGACCGAAGGCGACACGATCAACTTCACGTTGACTAACCCCGCCACCAATAAGAATCCCCACGCCATGGACTTCCATGCGGCGGAGATCGACTTCCTGAAGAACTACAAGGCCATCAATGCCGGCGAGACGATCAGCTACACCTTCGTGGCCAAGAAACCCGGGATCTTCTTTTATCACTGCGGCGCGCCGCCCATGATTCAGCACGTCGCGCGTGGCATGTTCGGCGCCATCATTGTCGATCCGAAAGACGCATCGGTCTGGCCCAAGGCGGATCGGGAATATGTTCTGGTCCAGTCCGAATACTTCAAGAACCCCGGCGATGTGCAGGCCATGTTCGACCGCAAATTCGACGGCGTCATGTTCAACGGCGGTATCTTCAAGTATCATCCGTTCGTCACGGGCGGCGGCAAGCTGGACGCGAAGCCGGGCGAGCGCGTGCGCGTCTATTTCGTGAATGCCGGTCCGAATGAGTTCTCCTCATTCCACCCCATCGGTGAGATCTGGGACAATGTGTACGAAAGCGGGAATCCGGCCAACAAGCTGACAGGTGTACAGACCTATGTGGTGGGACCGGGCAGCGCAGCGACCTTCGATGTGGTGGTGGAGTCAGCCGGAGCCTACCCGCTGGTCACCCACTCCCTGACCGGCGCGCTCCGCGGCGCCATCGCCGTCCTCTTGGCATCCCCCGATGCCAAGCCCTCGACGAACCTGATGCCCATGGTGCCATGGGAGCTTCCGGCAAAAGCAAAGTAA
- a CDS encoding Crp/Fnr family transcriptional regulator has protein sequence MSSSPADELNHIPLLKILSSADRQRVLQDLTEQHYTKRDVIFREGDPTEFFHIVKEGTVKCVKSSPEGKECTLKMLMPGDLFCCDAAAFEGARHPGTAQPMGDVSILRMNKKSYFDMLRRNPEAAIEVIKHLGNRLNEAQEKAKVLALDRADQRLASLLVDLATKNGVKDPQGLKLPMRLTRQDMANMVGTTTETAIRIMSRFKRDRLVSGTATRLIIRDLAGLKALASA, from the coding sequence TTGAGCTCATCCCCCGCGGATGAGCTCAACCATATCCCTCTGCTCAAGATTCTCTCCAGCGCAGACCGCCAACGCGTGCTTCAGGACTTGACCGAGCAGCACTACACCAAACGAGATGTCATTTTTCGTGAAGGCGATCCGACCGAATTCTTCCACATCGTGAAGGAAGGCACGGTCAAGTGCGTCAAATCGAGCCCGGAAGGGAAAGAGTGCACGCTGAAAATGCTGATGCCCGGCGATCTCTTTTGCTGCGACGCCGCCGCCTTTGAGGGAGCCCGCCATCCGGGGACCGCGCAACCGATGGGCGACGTCAGTATCTTGCGCATGAACAAGAAGTCCTACTTCGACATGCTGCGCCGCAATCCCGAGGCCGCCATTGAAGTCATTAAGCATCTCGGCAATCGCCTCAACGAAGCCCAGGAGAAAGCCAAGGTCCTGGCCCTCGACCGGGCCGACCAGCGACTGGCCTCGCTCCTGGTGGACCTGGCGACCAAGAACGGCGTGAAAGACCCGCAAGGCCTCAAGCTCCCGATGCGACTGACCCGCCAGGATATGGCCAACATGGTCGGCACGACGACCGAGACCGCCATTCGCATCATGAGTCGGTTCAAACGCGATCGACTCGTATCCGGAACGGCGACCCGCCTCATCATCCGCGATCTCGCCGGGCTCAAGGCCCTTGCCTCCGCCTGA
- a CDS encoding transketolase, protein MASAALSPESLNTLHNKATQLRIESVRATSEAASGHPSSCCSAADIVATLFFSVMRYDPKNPKAPNSDRFVLSKGHAAPLLYAAWAEAGLFPKSDLLKLRTLASDLEGHPTPRLSFVDMATGSLGQGLPVGIGIALNAKSVDKYDHRTYVLLGDGESVEGSNWEAAEVARHHGLDNLCAIVDVNRLGQSDPTMLQHNMEGYRARWSGFGWHAIVVNGHDIAALVAAFDEASRTKGKPTVILAKTFKGHGLSFMADSPSWHGKPVPKGEETQKAIDELTRQLKPGNGTVQINRPAAATPAPATKSALPPSPYKVGEAAATREAFGVALEALGGANSAVVGLDADVKNSTYTDKFGKKFPNRFFENFIAEQNMLGAAAGLAACGKVPFVATFAAFFTRAYDFIRMAAISQSNIKLVGTHVGVSIGEDGPSQMGLEDIAMMAAQPGVVVLYPSDATCTYRLVEAAANHKGMVYIRAGRPKSPVLYGPEETFPIGGCKVVRQSAGDVLTIVAAGVTLFEALKAYDQLKAAGIAVRVVDLYSIAPIDQATLIASARATHGRLLTVEDHYAHGGLGDAVLSAVSAEGVKVHKLAVRTIPHSGKPDELVDHFGIGVRSIVEAAKQIIK, encoded by the coding sequence CCGCTGCCGACATCGTGGCGACACTCTTCTTCTCCGTGATGCGTTACGACCCAAAGAACCCCAAAGCCCCCAACAGTGATCGATTCGTCCTCTCAAAAGGACATGCCGCTCCCCTCCTCTACGCCGCCTGGGCCGAAGCAGGACTGTTCCCCAAAAGCGACCTTTTGAAGTTGCGGACATTGGCATCTGATCTTGAGGGTCACCCGACGCCGCGTCTGTCATTCGTGGACATGGCCACGGGGTCACTCGGACAAGGACTCCCTGTCGGCATCGGTATTGCGCTGAACGCGAAGTCCGTCGATAAGTATGACCACCGGACCTACGTCCTGCTCGGCGATGGCGAGTCCGTCGAAGGATCAAATTGGGAAGCGGCTGAAGTGGCCCGGCATCACGGCCTGGATAATCTTTGCGCCATCGTCGATGTGAACCGACTGGGGCAAAGCGATCCCACCATGTTGCAACATAATATGGAAGGCTATCGCGCGCGCTGGTCGGGATTCGGCTGGCACGCCATTGTCGTCAACGGCCATGACATCGCCGCGCTCGTTGCCGCCTTCGATGAGGCATCCCGCACAAAAGGGAAACCGACCGTCATCTTAGCCAAGACCTTCAAGGGACACGGGCTTTCCTTCATGGCAGACAGCCCCAGTTGGCATGGGAAACCGGTGCCCAAGGGAGAGGAAACCCAAAAGGCGATCGATGAATTGACCAGGCAGCTGAAACCCGGCAACGGAACCGTGCAGATCAACCGGCCTGCCGCCGCCACGCCGGCGCCGGCGACCAAATCCGCGCTTCCGCCTTCACCGTATAAAGTAGGCGAGGCCGCCGCGACCCGTGAAGCTTTTGGCGTCGCACTTGAGGCATTAGGCGGAGCAAACTCCGCCGTGGTCGGTCTCGATGCCGACGTCAAGAACTCCACCTACACGGACAAATTCGGCAAGAAGTTTCCGAATCGATTCTTCGAAAACTTCATCGCCGAACAGAACATGCTGGGCGCGGCCGCGGGCCTCGCCGCCTGCGGAAAAGTTCCCTTCGTCGCTACATTCGCTGCCTTCTTCACGCGCGCGTACGACTTCATCCGGATGGCGGCCATCAGCCAATCCAACATCAAGCTGGTCGGCACCCACGTGGGCGTCAGCATCGGCGAAGACGGTCCTTCGCAAATGGGGCTTGAGGATATTGCGATGATGGCGGCACAGCCAGGCGTCGTCGTCCTCTACCCTTCAGACGCCACTTGCACCTATCGTCTGGTCGAAGCCGCGGCCAACCACAAAGGGATGGTCTACATCCGTGCCGGACGCCCGAAATCCCCGGTACTCTATGGACCGGAAGAGACATTCCCGATCGGGGGATGCAAAGTCGTCCGCCAAAGCGCCGGCGATGTACTGACGATCGTGGCCGCCGGCGTGACATTATTTGAAGCCCTCAAAGCCTATGATCAATTGAAAGCCGCGGGCATCGCCGTGCGCGTCGTCGATCTCTACAGCATCGCTCCGATCGACCAAGCCACCCTCATCGCCAGCGCCCGCGCGACCCACGGCCGTCTCCTCACCGTCGAAGACCACTACGCGCACGGCGGACTCGGCGATGCCGTGTTGAGCGCGGTGAGTGCGGAAGGCGTGAAGGTCCATAAGCTCGCCGTCCGGACGATTCCCCACAGCGGCAAGCCGGATGAACTCGTCGATCATTTTGGCATCGGAGTGCGATCCATTGTCGAAGCGGCCAAGCAAATCATCAAGTAG